A section of the Archocentrus centrarchus isolate MPI-CPG fArcCen1 unplaced genomic scaffold, fArcCen1 scaffold_45_ctg1, whole genome shotgun sequence genome encodes:
- the LOC115777202 gene encoding uncharacterized protein LOC115777202 — MMACLHGVHISLRSLKSKLNDAGLYRRKDLSSTDVITRAIRVELRGPGQLFGYRMMWQVLRQKYNLRVRRDHVMNLLRELNPQGCERRARRRFIRRTYHSMGPNYMWHVDGYDKLKPFGLALSGCIDGFSRKVLWLICGATNNDPSVIAHYFLSCVRNLGVIPMRLRTDCGTENGTMAAIQCTLRHHHNDYYSGASSHMYGSSTTNQRIESWWSIFRKGRCQFWMELFADLREAGYFNGSHEHQCLLRYCFGDVIQRDLDECMRLWNSHRIRPSRTASCPGGVPNELYCLPHR; from the exons ATGATGGCATGTTTACACGGTGTACACATCAGCTTGAGGTCGCTGAAAAGCAAACTGAATGATGCCGGGTTATATCGCAGAAAGGATTTGTCCTCTACCGACGTCATAACTAGGGCAATACGAGTGGAACTTCGTGGACCTGGACAGCTGTTTGGCTACCGCATGATGTGGCAGGTACTCAGACAAAAGTACAATCTGCGAGTGAGGAGGGATCATGTAATGAATTTGCTCCGGGAGCTTAATCCTCAAGGGTGCGAGAGGAGAGCACGCAGAAGGTTTATAAGAAGAACCTACCACTCCATGGGACCGAACTATATGTGGCACGTGGATGGTTATGATAAACTCAAGCCATTCGGTCTGGCACTTTCAGGGTGCATCGATGGATTTTCCCGTAAAGTACTGTGGCTTATATGTGGCGCAACAAATAATGACCCATCTGTGATCGCTCACTATTTCCTGTCATGTGTGCGAAACCTCGGTGTCATCCCCATGAGACTGAGAACCGATTGCGGCACGGAGAACGGGACCATGGCCGCAATTCAGTGCACGCTACGCCACCACCACAATGACTACTACTCTGGAGCGTCCAGCCACATGTATGGCTCATCCACAACCAACCAGAGGATTGAGTCCTGGTGGTCCATATTCAGAAAGGGAAG GTGTCAGTTCTGGATGGAGCTATTTGCAGACCTTAGAGAAGCTGGATACTTCAATGGGAGTCACGAGCATCAGTGTCTGCTGAGATATTGCTTTGGTGATGTTATTCAGAGGGACTTGGATGAGTGTATGAGACTGTGGAACAGTCACAGGATCCGCCCCTCCAGAACAGCATCATGTCCAGGAGGAGTGCCAAATGAGCTCTACTGCTTACCACACAGGTAA
- the LOC115777203 gene encoding G2/M phase-specific E3 ubiquitin-protein ligase-like, producing the protein MHITLPEIVANLSLPIDHKRVSRFNISRANVWEGAVRGFRRSSYSENCDMLVRFTDDAGVYEEGIDTGGPRREFLTLLMKHLKDRPIFDGPEGHRFLVYNANAVREDEYFLAGKMIAVSVVHGGPGPHFLSEDLVQYLAGQPSVKPTVNLITDEEIGKALREVGIT; encoded by the exons ATGCACATAACACTACCTGAAATTGTAGCAAACCTGTCGCTTCCTATTGATCACAAAAGAGTCAGCAGGTTCAACATCTCGAGGGCTAATGTTTGGGAGGGAGCTGTCAGAGGTTTCAGACGTTCATCATATTCTGAAAACTGTGACATGCTGGTCAGATTTACCGATGATGCAGGTGTTTATGAGGAAGGGATTGACACAGGTGGTCCGAGACGAGAATTTTTAACTCTGCTAATGAAGCACCTGAAAGACCGGCCAATTTTTGATGGACCAGAGGGACATAGGTTCTTGGTCTACAATGCAAATG ctgttaGGGAGGATGAATACTTCCTGGCAGGAAAGATGATTGCAGTTTCAGTTGTACATGGAGGTCCGGgaccccatttcctgtcagaaGATCTTGTACAGTATCTTGCTGGCCAGCCTTCAGTCAAACCAACAGTTAATTTAATAACTGATGAAGAAATAGGGAAAGCTTTGCGAGAGGTGGGGATAACATAA